A genome region from Ottowia testudinis includes the following:
- a CDS encoding PaaI family thioesterase, which translates to MTSSQNHLDQWLAEEKAIVERLEKGPGPGVTRMDQVIGMSGLELMQAMLSGEAPYAPIAKTLDFMLVEVDKGRAVFQGTPGPRLFNPMGTVHGGWFATLLDSALGCAVHTMMPPGRGYTTAELGVNLVKAITPKVPRVRAEGQVIHCGRQLATAEARLVGPDGTLYAHATTTCLVFDLPTG; encoded by the coding sequence ATGACTTCATCCCAAAACCACCTTGACCAATGGCTCGCCGAGGAAAAGGCGATCGTCGAACGCCTTGAAAAAGGCCCGGGCCCGGGCGTGACGCGCATGGATCAGGTGATCGGCATGAGCGGGCTGGAACTAATGCAGGCCATGCTGAGCGGCGAAGCGCCTTACGCGCCCATCGCCAAGACGCTGGACTTCATGCTGGTGGAGGTGGACAAGGGCCGCGCGGTGTTTCAGGGTACGCCGGGGCCTCGGCTGTTCAACCCCATGGGCACGGTGCATGGCGGCTGGTTTGCCACGCTGCTGGATTCGGCCCTGGGCTGCGCGGTGCACACCATGATGCCGCCCGGCCGCGGCTACACCACGGCCGAGCTGGGCGTGAACCTGGTCAAGGCCATCACGCCCAAGGTGCCGCGCGTGCGTGCCGAAGGCCAGGTGATCCACTGCGGCCGCCAGCTGGCCACGGCCGAGGCGCGGCTGGTGGGGCCGGACGGAACGCTGTACGCGCACGCGACCACGACTTGCCTGGTGTTCGATCTGCCCACGGGCTGA
- a CDS encoding alpha/beta hydrolase family protein, with product MLQRIFFLAFLLALSMAMTAHATTAWPDYMPSLEPDRSESPVSAELPPDVATPAPGTHVPAQRRAWLGIWTGWAGAGRTVDLKIAIENVSADGATLVYAEARAPQKRFSERVQARWNGDELHVLLNGRVTLMARLRHPDVMEVQGRAAGQMIFAGVLSPQTETALAREVVHVPTPFMENNQPVHLEMLVFKPAGAGPFPTVLFNHGSTGKGDIPAMFTETWTSATVARFFNGRGWLVAFPQRRGRGKSDGLYDEGFNAKRSAYTCQVDVSLAGLDRALADVDAAAEALRARPDVDAGRMLIGGVSRGGLLAIAGAGARPGWYIGSINFVGGWIGEGCKSAAAINGPGFRRGSPFRKPTLWLYGERDSFYSMAHSRANFQAFIDAGGQGEFHAYDLGEGRNGHALHAAPMLWQPAVDDYLRKIAPNR from the coding sequence ATGTTGCAACGTATCTTCTTCTTGGCTTTCCTTCTGGCACTATCGATGGCGATGACTGCCCACGCCACCACCGCCTGGCCGGATTACATGCCATCGCTCGAACCCGACAGGTCGGAGAGTCCCGTCAGCGCCGAACTGCCGCCTGACGTGGCGACGCCCGCGCCGGGCACCCACGTACCCGCGCAACGACGGGCCTGGCTGGGCATCTGGACGGGCTGGGCGGGCGCTGGCCGCACCGTGGATTTGAAGATCGCCATTGAAAATGTCAGCGCCGACGGCGCCACCCTGGTCTACGCCGAAGCTCGGGCGCCGCAAAAACGCTTCAGCGAACGCGTCCAGGCGCGTTGGAATGGCGACGAACTGCATGTTCTGCTCAACGGCCGCGTCACGCTGATGGCACGCCTTCGTCACCCCGATGTGATGGAGGTGCAAGGCCGGGCGGCAGGGCAGATGATCTTCGCGGGGGTGCTTTCGCCACAAACCGAAACGGCACTGGCGCGGGAGGTGGTTCACGTGCCCACGCCGTTCATGGAGAACAACCAGCCCGTGCACCTGGAAATGCTGGTGTTCAAGCCCGCCGGGGCGGGGCCCTTCCCCACCGTGTTGTTCAACCACGGCTCCACAGGGAAGGGCGACATTCCGGCCATGTTCACCGAAACCTGGACCAGCGCCACCGTGGCGCGCTTCTTTAACGGCCGCGGCTGGCTCGTGGCCTTTCCGCAGCGGCGCGGGCGCGGCAAGTCGGATGGCCTGTACGACGAAGGCTTCAACGCCAAACGCTCCGCCTACACCTGTCAGGTTGACGTGTCCCTGGCCGGTTTGGATCGCGCGCTGGCGGATGTGGACGCCGCCGCCGAGGCGCTGCGCGCGCGGCCGGACGTGGATGCCGGGCGCATGCTGATTGGCGGCGTTTCGCGCGGCGGGCTGCTGGCCATCGCGGGGGCTGGGGCGCGCCCCGGCTGGTACATCGGCTCCATCAACTTCGTCGGCGGCTGGATAGGTGAGGGCTGCAAGAGCGCCGCCGCCATCAACGGCCCAGGCTTTCGGCGCGGCTCACCGTTCAGGAAGCCAACGCTGTGGCTGTATGGCGAGCGCGACAGCTTCTACAGCATGGCGCACAGCCGCGCTAATTTTCAGGCCTTCATTGACGCCGGTGGTCAGGGTGAATTCCACGCTTACGATTTGGGTGAAGGCCGCAATGGTCACGCCTTGCACGCAGCGCCCATGCTCTGGCAGCCGGCCGTGGACGACTACCTGCGCAAGATCGCGCCGAATCGCTGA
- a CDS encoding metallophosphoesterase → MLIAHLTDTHIGLDPGALAGRIDPAAALRRALAHVRGLAVTPDVLLLSGDLTESGQQADYRALRTLFDQELPGHRPRVLAIAGNHDLTPLARQCLADWMPAPAGAPAGLACVLAEQGGLHFIGLDTVVAHQPHGELGAAQLDWLARTLHALAGQPVVLFMHHPPLVTGIAAMDDCGLLEGRAELARLVAAHGGVQLIAAGHMHRPILGALGGAPVVVAPSTSHQLELDLRQNAPLAVRLEPPMIGLYRWTPQDGIACHFSHVQTFDGPFPI, encoded by the coding sequence ATGCTCATCGCCCACCTCACCGATACGCATATCGGACTCGACCCTGGCGCGCTGGCGGGCCGCATCGATCCCGCCGCCGCCCTGCGCCGCGCGCTGGCGCATGTGCGCGGGCTGGCAGTGACGCCCGACGTGCTGCTGCTTTCCGGCGACCTGACCGAATCCGGCCAGCAGGCCGACTACCGTGCCCTGCGCACCCTGTTCGACCAGGAACTGCCCGGCCACCGCCCGCGCGTGCTGGCGATTGCCGGCAACCACGACCTGACCCCGCTGGCACGCCAATGCCTGGCCGACTGGATGCCGGCGCCCGCCGGCGCCCCCGCCGGGCTGGCCTGCGTGCTGGCCGAGCAGGGCGGCCTGCACTTCATCGGGCTCGACACCGTGGTCGCCCATCAGCCGCACGGTGAACTGGGGGCGGCCCAGCTCGACTGGCTGGCGCGCACCCTGCACGCGCTGGCCGGCCAGCCGGTGGTGTTGTTCATGCACCACCCGCCGTTGGTCACCGGCATCGCGGCCATGGACGATTGCGGGTTGCTCGAAGGCCGCGCCGAACTCGCGCGCCTGGTGGCCGCCCACGGCGGCGTGCAGCTGATCGCCGCCGGTCACATGCACCGGCCGATCCTGGGCGCGTTGGGCGGCGCGCCGGTGGTGGTGGCGCCGTCCACCTCGCACCAACTCGAACTCGATCTGCGCCAGAACGCCCCCTTGGCCGTGCGGCTGGAGCCGCCCATGATCGGCCTGTACCGCTGGACGCCCCAAGACGGCATCGCGTGCCACTTCAGCCACGTGCAAACGTTTGACGGGCCGTTTCCGATTTGA
- a CDS encoding RidA family protein: protein MSIQRLEKGPRMSQAVVHGGTVYLAGQVCDEGCGPDVFEQTRQTLASIDRLLALAGSSKAKLLSATIFLTDMDTFGDMNRAWEAWVDPAHPPARATVHTARLASAEYRVEIVVVAAV from the coding sequence ATGAGCATTCAACGTCTTGAAAAAGGCCCACGCATGTCGCAGGCCGTGGTGCATGGCGGCACCGTTTACTTGGCCGGCCAGGTGTGCGACGAGGGCTGCGGGCCCGACGTGTTCGAGCAGACCCGGCAAACGCTGGCCAGCATCGACCGCCTGTTGGCGCTGGCCGGCAGCAGCAAGGCCAAGCTGCTGTCGGCGACCATCTTCCTCACCGACATGGACACCTTTGGCGACATGAACCGCGCCTGGGAAGCCTGGGTTGATCCGGCCCACCCGCCCGCGCGCGCCACCGTGCACACCGCACGCCTGGCCTCGGCCGAATATCGGGTCGAGATCGTCGTCGTCGCCGCGGTCTGA
- the speB gene encoding agmatinase, protein MTSSLPPEELERLRQRYGDAGGGTMHDPHFAAVAAQIFSAADRRKWPFADVATFLGAHYRADGLTAPQGLQGLDVALVGVPMDLGVTHRAGARFGPRAVRAAERIGPYEHRLRIAPAAHLRLADVGDVPMRSRYNLEECHADIERCFAAIHAAGVLPLAVGGDHSITGSIMKALGRQQPMGMVHVDAHCDTAGIYEGSKFHHGGPFREAVLAGVLDPRRCIQIGIRGGAEYLWEFSYDSGMTVIHAETFAQMGVAAVVARARAVVGDGPTYVTFDVDGVDPAFTPGTGTPEVGGLTTLEALELLRGLAGIDIVGGDVMEVAPSYDPTSNTAQVGAQALFTLACLIALSPRFNQGVEK, encoded by the coding sequence ATGACCTCATCCCTGCCCCCCGAAGAACTCGAGCGCCTGCGCCAACGCTACGGCGACGCCGGCGGCGGCACCATGCACGACCCGCACTTCGCCGCCGTGGCGGCGCAGATCTTCAGCGCCGCCGACCGGCGCAAGTGGCCGTTCGCCGACGTCGCCACCTTTCTTGGCGCGCATTACCGGGCCGACGGCCTGACCGCGCCGCAAGGGCTGCAGGGGCTGGACGTGGCCTTGGTCGGCGTGCCGATGGATCTGGGCGTCACGCATCGGGCCGGCGCACGCTTTGGCCCGCGCGCGGTGCGCGCGGCCGAACGCATCGGCCCTTACGAGCACCGCCTGCGCATCGCCCCCGCCGCCCACCTGCGTCTGGCCGACGTGGGCGACGTGCCCATGCGCAGCCGCTACAATCTGGAGGAATGCCACGCCGACATCGAGCGGTGCTTTGCCGCGATCCACGCCGCGGGCGTGCTGCCGCTGGCGGTGGGCGGCGACCACTCCATCACCGGCTCGATCATGAAGGCGCTGGGCCGCCAGCAGCCCATGGGCATGGTGCACGTCGACGCGCACTGCGACACGGCGGGCATTTATGAAGGCTCCAAGTTCCACCACGGAGGCCCCTTCCGCGAGGCGGTGCTGGCGGGCGTGCTCGACCCGCGCCGCTGCATCCAGATCGGCATTCGTGGCGGCGCCGAGTATCTGTGGGAGTTTTCATACGACTCGGGCATGACGGTGATCCACGCCGAAACCTTTGCGCAGATGGGCGTGGCCGCCGTCGTGGCCCGCGCGCGCGCGGTGGTGGGCGATGGGCCCACCTACGTCACCTTTGACGTCGATGGCGTCGACCCGGCCTTCACGCCCGGCACCGGCACGCCCGAAGTCGGCGGCCTCACCACCCTGGAAGCGCTGGAACTGCTGCGCGGCCTGGCCGGCATCGACATCGTGGGTGGCGACGTGATGGAAGTCGCCCCCTCTTATGACCCGACGAGCAACACCGCCCAAGTCGGCGCGCAGGCATTGTTCACTTTGGCGTGCCTGATCGCCCTGTCACCGCGTTTCAACCAAGGAGTCGAGAAATGA
- a CDS encoding ABC transporter ATP-binding protein, producing MTPYLELRGIGKRFGEHQVLTGVDLSVRQGELVCLLGPSGCGKTTLLRIIAGFEQASSGALLLQGQDILGQSPHQRGFGMVFQSLALFPHMTVAANIGYGMKLKGIDAKARAARVHELLETIQLPGMGDRPVSALSGGQRQRVAIARALAVPPKLFLLDEPLSALDAQIRESMQIELRQLQQKFGVTTLIVTHDQHEAMMLGDRLMVLRGGQVQQCATPGQMYRQPANAFVAEFLGAANLVRGRVLSAESVELLGHAVALSTGMAAGTPILLALRSEDIRLQGATVGQAAGTGSTGNVNLPAQVEFVRDLGATVDVLLRCGGQVLRCRGQDAWMRQAQAGQAVTLSFDAMNCNWLNEDAKDA from the coding sequence TTGACGCCCTATCTTGAATTGCGCGGCATCGGCAAGCGCTTTGGCGAACACCAGGTGCTGACCGGCGTCGATCTGTCTGTGCGGCAAGGCGAACTGGTGTGCCTGCTGGGCCCATCGGGCTGCGGCAAGACCACGCTGCTGCGCATCATTGCCGGCTTCGAGCAGGCCAGCAGCGGCGCGCTGCTGCTGCAGGGGCAGGACATACTTGGGCAAAGCCCGCACCAGCGCGGCTTCGGCATGGTGTTTCAGTCATTGGCGCTGTTTCCGCACATGACGGTGGCGGCCAACATTGGCTATGGCATGAAGCTCAAAGGCATCGACGCCAAGGCCCGCGCCGCGCGCGTGCACGAACTGCTGGAGACCATCCAGCTGCCCGGCATGGGCGATCGCCCCGTGTCCGCGCTCTCGGGCGGCCAGCGCCAGCGCGTGGCCATTGCGCGGGCGCTGGCGGTGCCGCCCAAGCTGTTCTTGCTGGACGAGCCGCTGTCGGCGCTGGACGCGCAGATCCGCGAGAGCATGCAGATCGAGCTGCGCCAATTGCAGCAGAAGTTTGGCGTCACCACGCTCATCGTCACCCACGACCAGCACGAAGCCATGATGCTGGGCGACCGGCTGATGGTGCTGCGCGGCGGCCAGGTGCAGCAGTGCGCCACGCCTGGTCAGATGTACCGCCAGCCCGCCAATGCCTTCGTGGCCGAGTTTTTGGGCGCCGCCAACCTGGTGCGCGGGCGCGTGCTGAGCGCCGAGTCGGTCGAGTTGCTGGGCCACGCCGTGGCGCTGAGCACCGGCATGGCGGCCGGCACGCCCATTCTGCTGGCTTTGCGCAGCGAAGACATCCGCCTGCAGGGCGCCACCGTTGGGCAGGCTGCCGGCACCGGCAGCACGGGCAACGTGAACCTGCCCGCCCAGGTCGAATTCGTGCGTGACCTGGGCGCCACGGTCGATGTGCTGCTGCGCTGCGGCGGCCAGGTATTGCGCTGCCGCGGCCAAGACGCCTGGATGCGGCAGGCCCAAGCCGGCCAGGCCGTGACGCTGAGCTTCGACGCGATGAACTGCAACTGGTTGAACGAAGACGCCAAGGACGCCTGA
- a CDS encoding ABC transporter permease has protein sequence MSAVLLGPPGSALRRTLMAVAVLGLAVSALPVLMIVVMSFSAGTTLDFPPASFSLRWYESAWQVLASDDDGVLSAWGSLKTSLIVAALTMLVSVAVCVPLAYAMSRSNGPWRRWAEVAFAMPMVFPLVVLGLAFLLMAERWAMSTGVEPGLWRLVIPHITLALPFVLRNCLSAMHGIGPEVEEAAMSLGASPLRAFADIVVPMMKPGILAGLIFAFIISFNEFTVTFFMYTVDVRTLTIWMYSRTTSALDPTTLAISTLVIVLDVLLIVWVDKLLANKGNVF, from the coding sequence ATGAGCGCCGTTTTGCTCGGCCCCCCCGGCAGCGCCTTGCGCCGCACGCTGATGGCCGTGGCGGTGCTGGGCCTGGCGGTCAGTGCGTTGCCGGTGCTGATGATCGTGGTGATGTCGTTTTCAGCCGGCACCACGCTGGACTTCCCGCCCGCGTCGTTCTCGCTGCGTTGGTATGAAAGCGCCTGGCAGGTGCTGGCGTCGGACGACGATGGCGTGCTTTCGGCGTGGGGCAGCCTGAAAACCAGCCTGATCGTGGCGGCGCTCACCATGCTGGTCAGCGTGGCGGTGTGCGTGCCGCTGGCCTACGCGATGAGCCGGTCCAACGGCCCTTGGCGGCGCTGGGCCGAGGTGGCTTTCGCCATGCCGATGGTGTTTCCGCTGGTGGTGCTGGGGTTGGCCTTTCTGCTCATGGCCGAGCGTTGGGCCATGAGCACGGGCGTCGAGCCCGGCCTTTGGCGGCTGGTGATACCGCACATCACATTGGCCCTGCCCTTCGTGCTGCGCAACTGCCTGTCGGCCATGCACGGCATCGGCCCGGAGGTGGAAGAGGCCGCGATGTCGCTGGGCGCCTCGCCCCTGCGCGCGTTCGCCGACATCGTGGTGCCGATGATGAAGCCAGGCATCCTGGCCGGTCTCATCTTCGCGTTCATCATTTCGTTCAACGAGTTCACGGTGACCTTCTTCATGTACACGGTGGACGTGCGCACGCTGACCATCTGGATGTACAGCCGCACCACCTCGGCGCTCGACCCCACGACGCTGGCCATCTCCACGCTGGTGATCGTGCTGGACGTGCTGCTGATCGTGTGGGTCGACAAATTGCTGGCCAATAAAGGAAACGTGTTTTGA
- a CDS encoding ABC transporter permease, producing the protein MFSHISTRWRLAGMSLPAVAVLLPFLLAVVLVARFSFSADTQAIEGWTGQHYAELSQPFFMETLARTFKLAAYSTVICVVLAVPLALLLAAVTSPAWRRLVMCLVLLPMILNLLIQSYGWMMVLGAHGIVNRTLMALGLAQQPVQMLFNEFGVLMGMVQTALPLAVFPILAAMRGVQSELIEAASSLGATPWRSFVDVTLPLLRPGLVGAASIVFAFNASAFAVPLLLGGRRVRTVGTAIRDMVGTLFDWAGAAAAGVVLIVITFAALYLAQAAVQLWQRKAGAA; encoded by the coding sequence ATGTTTTCCCACATTTCCACGCGCTGGCGCCTGGCCGGCATGTCGCTGCCCGCGGTGGCCGTTCTGCTGCCGTTTTTGCTGGCGGTCGTGCTGGTGGCACGGTTCTCGTTCTCCGCCGACACGCAGGCTATTGAAGGCTGGACGGGGCAGCACTATGCCGAGCTGAGCCAGCCCTTTTTCATGGAAACGCTGGCGCGCACCTTCAAGCTGGCCGCCTACAGCACGGTGATCTGTGTGGTGCTGGCGGTGCCGCTGGCCTTGCTGCTGGCCGCCGTCACGTCACCGGCTTGGCGGCGGCTGGTGATGTGCCTGGTGCTGCTGCCGATGATCTTGAACCTGCTGATCCAGTCCTATGGCTGGATGATGGTGCTGGGCGCCCATGGCATCGTCAACCGCACCCTGATGGCACTGGGTTTGGCGCAGCAACCGGTGCAGATGCTGTTCAACGAATTCGGGGTGCTGATGGGCATGGTGCAGACCGCGCTGCCCTTGGCCGTGTTCCCCATCCTGGCAGCCATGCGCGGCGTGCAGAGCGAACTCATCGAAGCCGCCTCCAGCCTGGGCGCCACGCCTTGGCGTTCATTTGTTGACGTCACCTTGCCGCTGCTGCGCCCCGGTCTGGTGGGCGCCGCATCCATCGTCTTTGCCTTCAATGCCAGCGCCTTTGCCGTGCCACTGCTGCTGGGCGGGCGGCGCGTGCGCACCGTGGGCACCGCCATCCGCGACATGGTGGGCACCTTGTTCGACTGGGCTGGCGCGGCGGCGGCGGGTGTGGTGCTGATCGTGATCACCTTCGCGGCGCTGTATCTCGCGCAGGCCGCCGTGCAGCTGTGGCAGCGCAAGGCGGGGGCGGCATGA